actttggctcaggtcatgatctcatggtttgtgggttcgagccccacatcgggctctgtgctgtcagcgtggagcctgctttggagcctctgtccccctctccctctgtccccctctctctctgcccctctctgcccctctctctgcccctcgtgctcgcttgttctctctctaaacattaaaataaataaataaatgacctatTGTAAAACTTGAGGCACCATGAAGATGAGCCATTATCAACCTAGATTtgtgacttttctttaaaaatatttttaatgtttatttttgagagagagagagagacagagagagacacagaaagggagagacCATGTGAGCTGgtgcaggacagagagagagggagacacagaatctgaagcaggctccaggctctgagctgtcagcacagagcctgatttggggcttgaactcacaagctgtgagatcatgacttgagccgaagttggacgctcaactgactgagccacttgggtgccctGAATCTGTGACTTTTCAAAGAGCATGGTCTATGTGCTCTGGGGACTGAGGCGGAATCTGGGGCTGTGTAGGGTTAATGTCAGCAACTGTCTTATCAAGATAAGATAATCAAGCCACTATGAgtcaagtcatatgatttttgtctttctctgactaatttcacttagtataataccctccagttccatccatgtagttgcaaatggcaagatttcattctttttgattgccgagtaatactccattgtatatatataccacattttctttatccattcactcatcaaagagacaaaacagatgaacataagggaaggggaacaaaaataatataaaaacagggagggggacaaaacagaagagactcataaatatggagaacaaactgagggttgctggaggggttgtgggaggggggatgggctaaatgggtaaggggcattaaggaatctactcttaaaatcattgttgcactatatgctaattaatttggatgtaaattttaaaaaataaaataaaaaaaagaataaagcaaagatttggggggaaaaaaaagataagccacTAAGTAGAGAAAGTGATTTGATTAGAAGGTGTGTTGTGACTTAACCATTCTGCGAGTTGCAAACCAGCAATGCAATGCTATGGGGTTGCTGTGATGGGGCAGCACAGAAGGGAAAGTGGCAAACAGCATGTGAAAGGAACTTTCATGAAAAGCAGGAGTTTGCATTACAGACCAGAACGGTCATAATTAAACCTAAAGACATCCATGCTGCCTTTTCTGCGATGGGAGCTCTGAGAACCAAGCAGCCGGACTGTGGTTAATGAAATGCCGCTTAACACTGGTGCCATTGCTGATTTTAGCCAAACcaaggttaaaaagaaacaaaaaggtggaggttcctcaaaaaaattaaaactagaactaccttacgacccagcagtagcactactaggaatttatccaaaggatacaggagtgctgatgcgtaggggcacttgtaccccaacgtttacagcagcactttcaacaatagccaaattatggaaagagcctaaatgtccattaacggatgaatggataaataagatgtggcttatatatacaatggaatactacttggcaaggacaaagaatgaaatcatgccgtttgcagcaacatggatggaactggagggtattacgctgagtgaaataagtccatcagagaaagacagatatcatatgttttcactcacatatgggtcttgagaaatttaacagaagaccatagggaaagggaagggaaaaaaatagtttcaaacagagaaggaggcaacccataagagactcttaaatacagaggacaaactgagggttgatgggggacaGGGGAAAATGGGCGACCgacattgaggagggtacttgttgggatgagcactgggtgttgtatatagtGAGCAATCATGGGAATGTACTCCCAAGgccaagagcacattgtatacattgtctgttagctaacttgacaataaattatatttaaataaaataaaatataagctctgatactctaaaaaaaaagaaacaaacaagcaaacaaacggGAAAATAGAGCCTATTTTGACTTGGGATCTTGGATGGGATAGAGACAGGAGGTTATTCATGCAATTTTGTTTTCATCCAAAGCATTTCTTGGAGGACTCTCCTGCAGAGGAAGGACTTAAATAAACCAGCATGTGGGCCTGTCCAAACACTTGgatgagagaagaaacaaaatcagaatatGGATGAAGGGATATGGTCTGTGGACTGCTGATGTTCTGGGAGGTGGAGAGATGTTCATGCCAACCTGTTGTGCTCCTAATGCTCCCCTGGCAGTGACTCAGTTTCATGTGGAAAATAGACACCTCCCCCAGGAAATCAATGAGGGCATTTTATTCTGGCCCCATGAATGTGCATGAGGGTTTCAGATACTGATTTTGGAGGACAACTTAGGGGTTAGGAAGAGGTGAGTGGATAAGATAAACATCAGTATCTTGGGGGGCCCTACACAGGACCATGAGCAGTGATCATGGATTGTGACTGTAGGACTTCACGAGCCAACGGACTTGAGTCTAATCCCACTCAAGCACCCTTTTCTGAAAACCAATATCTTCATCTCGACACGGAGGATTACACGGCACCCACGGGCACCGGGTGAGCAGCAGCATTTGGAAACTCTGTAGGAGCTCCGTGGATGTTACTCGAGCCTACATCAAGAATAACAACGCATCACAACCGTCTGGGGCCACCCTCACGGTCTCTGTCCTGTTGGGCAAGGCGCCTGTGGAAGGACTCCCCTTCCATCATGGTGGCATGGAGCCTTCCCACCCCTAGTTGATTCAACCTCTGACTTCACATCTTTAATGCTTTTCTACCCATCATGCCAAATGGGACAATCGCCCAGAAATGGGAAACCTATACAGCCCACATGTGAACTGAGACAGGCTGGGCCGTTTGCAAAAATTGCTCAGCTAAGGGAAAAAGGAGACAGGTCTCAAAACACTATCTGGTTCCAATGACCCCATTCCTAGTATGAATATAGCGCTTCCCACCTTGAGTGGCAAGCTGGCAGGAGAAATTGTGGCCAGAAGCCCGTTCTGACCCTCAGCCACACGGAGCGGGAAGTCGGCCCCGACCCGGGTGCCGCAGGGTGGGAGGCTGAGGGCGGGGGCAATTAACAAAGTGAACCGTGAGGCTCCTTACCCGGCAGCCTGGGCCTCGGACCCCGACGCGGTGTCGTCGTCCAGGAACACGCCCTTTTCCACCCGCAGACACAGCTTCTGCAGCCGCTCGCAATGCTTGAGGCAGAAGGACGCGTGCGCGAGGTCCGTGGGGTCTTTCAAGTGCAGGGACACTTCCGTGACCTGGGCCACGGCTTCCTTCACCAGCGGTTCGTCCTGCGATTCGTAGAGACGGCACAAGGTCTCCCTCGTGTCCGTCACCGAGGAGAAGGGGCCGTTCTCGGGGGACCTCACGGTGCACGCCAACAGCTCGCGCTTGAGCTCCGTGGACACCGGGCAGCCGAAGGCGGCCCCCAGCTCCCTGACCCTGTCTTCGTTGGCGAGGCCGAACAAGAAGCGCCCCACGTGGGCCAGGTGGGGGTTCCGCCGCCCTTCCTCCTTGGAGAGCAGCCTCCGCACCCCGCGAGCGCTCCAGCCGGGGCCGCCCTCGCCGCCGCCCAGCACGTAGAGCGCGGCCGCCAGGAGGTGCTGCAGGCTCAGGTGCAGGAAGCGGTAGCAGCCCGCGCACTCGCCGCTCTCCTGCAGGAGGCTGCGGTCCACGAAGGGGCGCAGGTCGGCCTCGCGCACGCCCAGTCTGCGCAGGTCCCGGGGCTCAAACAGCGAGGTCTGCGCCCACACGCCCTCGGCCGCCAGGAGGCACAGGGCGCGCAgcggggcccgggggcgggggcgcgggcagCTGCCCGGCGCGGGCGCGAACCGGCTGCACAGGAAGCGCAGCAGCAGCGACGTGGCGGTGCGGCACGTGCGACCCGGGTCGTCGCCCTTGTCCGCGGGCAGCCGCAGGCAGGCGCCCAGCATCCAGCACACGGCGGGCGCCGAGCCCAGGCGGAGCAGCGCCGCGTTGCTTCTCATCAGCTGCCAAGCGCGCCGCGCCTGAGCCTCGCCTCCCAGCTGTCGCCGCAGATACGCCCTGCGCTCCGGCTCCGAGAGCCCCTCGACCTCCACCAGGAGCGGCTGCTCCACCACCAGCCGCAGCTCCCCCAGGGCCTCGGGCCGCGTGGTCACCAGGAGCGTGGCCGCGGGGAGCAGCTTCCTCTTGAGCAGGCCCCCCAGGAGCACGGGCGCCGGCCGCCGCGCGCCCCAGTCGCCGCCCAGGTCGCGCGCCAGCGCCGCGGCGGGCACGTGCAGCTCCTCGAAAGCGTCGATGACCAGCAGGAGCGTCCGCGCCCGCGCGAGCAGCCGCGGAAGGGCCCCGCGCGGGCCCGGGGCGCTGTCGGCCAGCAGCTCCGCCAAGGTGCACGGCCCCCTGCGGCTGAGCGCCTTGCAGCTGAGGTAgagggcggcggggcgggcgcgggccTGGCCGGCCTGCGTCCAGTCCAGCATGCACTTCTTGGCCAGCGTGGTCTTCCCGACGCCCGCGGCACCGTGCAGCACCACCGTCTGTGCGAATGGCCCTGCAAGCATTTTAGCATTACAGGATGGGACCAGTGTCTCGTATCTCTGGGTGACCATGTGGATGTTTTCACTGGCTTCTGGCCAAAAGTTCTTCTTCCTGCTTTGCCAGACCTCCTCTTCCAATATACTTCTATATTCATCCTGTTTACCTTCGGTGATAGGAGGTAGGGGATAGGAAGGACATAGCTGGTTAttcattagggggaaaaaaatactgtgtgtgtTAAGTAGGAAAGGAAAACTAGAGAAGTTTACGAATAGCACCAGGCTCATCCAGGAAGACAGGATACAGACCTGGCTCCTCTCCTTTCGAATCTTCCTTCGCTTCTTCTGGGTCTGTGACATCTTCTCCCTGCACTTGTGCAAGTGctgcaaaatacaaattaaatggaGCTTGATGTAAAAACAGgtgaactgctttttttttttttttttccagagatacGAGGTTGCAAGGAGTTCACATTCTAAGTTTTTTGTTCATATGATGTGCTGGGAGGTATGACAGCTGGGCTTAAAGAGGTGACTAGAGCAAATGACATtctaaaccataagagactcttggatacggAGAActgactgagggttgatggggggtaggggagaggggaaagtaggtgcccggcattgaggagggcacttgttgggatgaacactgggtgttgtatggaaaccaatttgacaataacttatattaaaaaaaaattaaaccaagtgACAGCCCTCTTTAGTAACATCAAACTCCCGGATGAGACACCCGGAACAAGAAATGTTTGTTCTATTTGCTCATTCAAAACTCAGTGTGATCCATGGAAACTACTTATCTCTCCCCACCGGACTAGAACATGCACCAGGATATCACGGGATAGACCTTCACCATACAGCCCAACCCATTATAGCTGCTCGAGTATCTGGGTAAACCAGTAGTGTTATGCCTGTGTGGAATGCCAGACAATTCCTAAGTATCTGCCCGAGCTAAAAGTAAACTCTGTGTACATCAAGACCAGCACATGAAGGTTCTTGGCAGCATCATGCAAGGCAGTCAAGTAGAaaaaattcggggcgcctgggtggctcagtcggttgatcgatcaacttcagttcaggtcatgatcttggggccGGTGAGTTCGgaccccacgtctggctctgtgcggacagctcagagcctggagtctgctttggattctgtctccctctctctctgcccctcctctgttcacactctgtctgtctcagaaataaataaacattaaaaatttttttaaaatatattttaaaaaagtggaaaaaattcaAGCATCCATCTGTCCATGAATGGGCAATGTGAGTGTGActcatccatacaatggaatattattctgtaaTAAATATGGATGAGTTCACGATATATCCAACAATATGGACGGACCTCAAaaagattatgctaagtgatgaaagagagacacaaagaccacatatgtccagaagaggcaatgCTAGAGACACAGAAAGTAACAGTTGCTGGGAACTGGGCGACAGAGACCAGAGAGTGACTACATGTGGACACGAGGGGACTTTAGGGGGTGATGTAAATGTTGTAAAATTGGAGAGCGGCCATGGTTGCGAAAGTCCACATTTACACAAAATCATTAGTAGTACATTAAACTTTAGGCTACATAACATTTATGATACCTAAATTCTACTTCACtaaggccatttaaaaaaataccatcagGCCAACTTAAGAAATTGACTGATGTTAAACTGACCACAGCACTGGTTGAGGCAAGACACCTACCTCTGGCAggtcttaattttctcatctgggaGTTTGATATTACTAAAGTCTGAGCatctgaaactgaaaaaaaaaatatggaaaaactcTATACAATACACTCCTTTTCTGTGAACTAAAGAAATTCCAATTCTTTCCAATGTTCATTTCCccgctttgttctttttttaaaaaaaaaaaattttttttttaacgtttatttatttttgagacagagagagacagagcatgaacaggggaggggcagagagagagggagacacagaatctgaagcaggctccaggctccgagctgtcagcacagagcccgacgcggggctcgaactcacggaccgtgagatcgtgacctgagccgaagtcggacgctcaaccgaccgagccacccaggcgcccctcccgcTTTGTTcttaaggaagggaagaaggtatTTTCTGAGAGACATTTCGGGATTATAAATAGTGGAGGGAAATGAGgttggagagagatggagagtccggtcagggtgggtggggggagggagaggagaggtcaCTCAGCTGGCTCCAACATTGAGCGTTCTATGACCAACCTGGCTCCTCTTCTCCTGAACACTGTTGTGTCTCTTCCAGGTTTGCACATTTTGGTTCCGGAGTCCTGGTGATCcctgagaaaaaaaggggggcgtTTGTAGGCTTGTCACTATGTAGCATTGCAACTTCCGCCCGGGGAAGAGAGTGGGACTTTAAGAAGGGTCATGTTTGACAACTGGGTTTCAATAGTTAAGCCCGGATTACATGAACAGGATGTTAATGTGATACTGGAGATAAAATCAAAGTGTGCCAAGCCATGATGTCAGGCTTACATGCCTCTGTGGCAAGTGGGTTCCTATGCAGTTCAGAACACACAGTGTGTGTTCCATCTCAGGGAGGTGTATGCAGAATAACCTCCAAAGGCAGAAGGAGCCCTAAGACTGAAGAAAAAGGCTGACAAGTCCAGTTGACAAGAAATGGCTTATTAAGAAGCATGTCGAGAGCATCCACAAGACAAGATCTTTGGAACCCTGCCTTTATAGCTGTAGAGGCTGGGAGTACATGTGGCGAGGAGAAGGAGAATAGATGTGTTCCACAGTCCTATCTCCAGAGCAGATCAAGGACATTATGCACTGAGGGTGTACTTAAGGGTGTggttaaacaaaaggaaagaccgtggacatgggggggggggctgggctcAAGAAGACTGCAGGTCACAGAGCAGTCATCATGGTGGATTTGTCCTAGGTGTCACCAGTCAAGTTCACACAGTGAGAGAAATGGGCACCTATACACCATTACTTCTTCCTGAGGGCATCAAAAACCTTCTATGCGTTAATTCCCGGGTTTCTAATAAGGTGGTTAAAGCTTCAGTGACCTGGGAGGGGCTATAGGAACAGGGGGGAGTCACGAAGGGAGAGGAAATACTTCAAACTCAACACTGGATAAATGAAGAGGGGAGTCTAGGAGAGTCTTGCAGAAATACCCAGGAGGCAACTGGCTGGAGTATCAATAGTTGTACCTTTGCTTCTCAAACCAGCCTCTGGTTTACTGTTGGCTTGAGCCCAGGTCATGTTGTTAAAGGTACTGGTGATTGATGATGTCAAGAGAAGAGAATGTTGAAAATCACAAACTCAAAAATCCTTTTGGCCAGggttagcagattttttttttttttttttttttttttttttgctactgcaaaggaccagacagtaaatatttcctGCTTTTCAGGccacctctctctacctctgcccttgTGAGGCAAATGCCGTCACAGATAACGTATGAGCAAATGAGTACGCCGTGTGCAAAGCACACTTGGTTTATGAATACTGATGTTTGGATTTCACATGGTTTTCATAGGCTGGAAAATAGTCTTtgatccctcccccccccccccccccacacaatTTGTTCTTAGCATGTAAGATGCACAAAAGCACatggtgggccagatttggttTGTGAGCCAAGGTTGGCCAACGCTTGCTGTAGGTCCGTCTAAAATCCAGACAGTCCAGATTCCAAGGCAAAGCTCACTCTTTCCAGCATCTGTGTGTATTTACTCATTTCTACTGTAAATACTGCCTTTTTGAGCTCCTTTCCCTGTGTCTTAACTCTTCACCCACCTGGATGGCAGCAGAGATGAGGGCTTGGCTTTCTTTGCATCCTTAGTGCACAGCACCACATTTTGTCTATTTAAGACAAGCTCCTGAAttccaaaatctctctctctctctctctctctctctctctctctcacacacacacacacacacacacacacacacacacacgactgtAAATGAGGTAACTTACTTAATGATGGAGGCTTATTTCCCAGAAAAGACTTCAAAGCTACTTctaggaaaggagggagaaactgCACTTTTCAGAGCCAAACCCTTATAGGCATCCAACTCTGAGTTTCTTCCAGTTATTTCTAAATTCGTCATCTTCAGAGGCCAGCTAGGGATGAAAACCCTCGCCCATCTATCTGAAGATAGGGAACATTAAAGCTAAAAATGGATCCCTGGATGGAATAaaactggcctttttttttttttttaagaaaaataaaatcgtAGGATAGGAAAACGATTTTGAATACCCTTGCcgaaaagcaagagagaaaatgtcCTCTAGAGCACAGTGGTCTCCAAGACAAATGTAACACCTGTCACAAAAGTATGTGATTTCGTATCTTCCTAGGAACCACTTTATGAAAGCTGTGAAGAGGTACAGCTgattttcatactttttaaatgtagctcTATGTAAAATACTAACACTTAGATGTGTAGTCGTTATAAGAGTTGTTCATGAGATAGTACGTAAAACTGTGCAGTTAAAAGCCCGTGTGTATTTTATCCTTGCAGCACACCTGAATTGAACCAGCCACACCGCAAGTGTGTAACCACATGTGGCCGCTCTGTTAGGTGTCAGAGCCCTGGATGATATTATAAAACCTTGGGTGCACACAGGTATCACCTGGGAAGCAGTTAAGAACCTGACACctgggtgggggagacacagatcaCTTCGCTAAATAATGATCTCCGGTGGTAGGTTCTGGACATCAGCGTATTTAAAGCTCCTGAGGACATTGCCCCTAACAGTGAAAGTTGACAGCCGCTAACCTAAAACACAGTTCTCCACTCAGGGGACATTTGCCAGTGTCTAGAGACCTTTTTGGTTGTCACACATGAGGGGAGTATGCTGCTGGCATCTAACGGGCAGAGGTGTTGGGATGCCAGCACTGGGGCCCCAGGGATGTTGCCAAATACCTCAAAGGAGGTTCCTAGCCCCACACGTTGTTAGTGCTGCTAGTCAAGGGGAAGGTAGGGGTTTGCATATTGAGTGTGCATCAGAGTCTATGGAAGCAAACACCGTAAGTGGGAACTGAAAGTGAAACAGAGTGTGTACGATAATTTAACATCTTGGAGGAGGTATGGAAGAATGGGATCATGAATATATTCTCTAAGGAACAGCTTTGGACAGAGCGGATAcagagggaggaggccaggggaggTATACAATACTTGGGCAGAGtggaaagagctggaaaagaCTTGGAAAAGAGCTGAAAGATACCACCCGACTTAATGAAGGTCTAGCATTTGGGTTCAGGGCAGGTAGCCTCTCCAAAGCTCAGTGTTACTCTTGTGCATCTGAAACCTTAGAGGCTACTACTCTTTCCTCCTATGACACAGTGTGGGCTCATTTCTACTTACCCCTGAGCTCATCCTTTGCTTTCTCAGACAGATCTGTTCGGTTCATCTTGTCAAAGACTTGGATGGTCACCATCTCTACCCAATGGCTGGGGCAGCGGTTGGTGAGAATTGCTGCCAGCTGCTTCCCATCGGCTTCCTCTACCTCTGTCGGAGGGATGTGCTGTAACTCATCTTGCAGGGAAAGGGGCCTCAACAGAGACTTGAACTCGTTCAGCTCATCCTGGCTGAGCTGTTCCAGAAGGGGCTGCAGGTTGAAACCCAGCTGTGCAGCAGGTACCATCTTGTCCTACGTGAGAGATCCGAGCTTTGGGCATTAAAGAAGAATCAagggaggaaatgaaagagagaaaattggcACTCCTCTCTCAAACACCAGTTGCCTCTGTGTTGGGACTGGGCAATTCTCACTGCCCAACTGCTGCTTTAAGAAAAAactccccaggggcacctgggtggcgcagtcggttaagcgtccgacttcagccaggtcacgatctcgcggtccgtgagtttgagccccgcgtcaggctctgggctgatggctcggagcctggagcctgtttccgattctgtgtctccctctctctctgcccctcccccgttcatgctatgtctctctctgtccccccccccaaaaaaaaaaaaaacgttgaaaaaagaaaaaaagaaaagaaaaaactcccCAAAAGGCCAAATTCACACGAAACTCCCTTAGTTTTTGGCTGGATACAGTGGTTCACGTTTTTAGAACCTGAGACCCTTTTGAGAGTGTGCAAATCCCTGAGGGTAGGTAGG
This genomic interval from Panthera leo isolate Ple1 chromosome E2, P.leo_Ple1_pat1.1, whole genome shotgun sequence contains the following:
- the NLRP2 gene encoding NACHT, LRR and PYD domains-containing protein 2, which produces MVPAAQLGFNLQPLLEQLSQDELNEFKSLLRPLSLQDELQHIPPTEVEEADGKQLAAILTNRCPSHWVEMVTIQVFDKMNRTDLSEKAKDELRGITRTPEPKCANLEETQQCSGEEEPALAQVQGEDVTDPEEAKEDSKGEEPGLYPVFLDEPGAIRKQDEYRSILEEEVWQSRKKNFWPEASENIHMVTQRYETLVPSCNAKMLAGPFAQTVVLHGAAGVGKTTLAKKCMLDWTQAGQARARPAALYLSCKALSRRGPCTLAELLADSAPGPRGALPRLLARARTLLLVIDAFEELHVPAAALARDLGGDWGARRPAPVLLGGLLKRKLLPAATLLVTTRPEALGELRLVVEQPLLVEVEGLSEPERRAYLRRQLGGEAQARRAWQLMRSNAALLRLGSAPAVCWMLGACLRLPADKGDDPGRTCRTATSLLLRFLCSRFAPAPGSCPRPRPRAPLRALCLLAAEGVWAQTSLFEPRDLRRLGVREADLRPFVDRSLLQESGECAGCYRFLHLSLQHLLAAALYVLGGGEGGPGWSARGVRRLLSKEEGRRNPHLAHVGRFLFGLANEDRVRELGAAFGCPVSTELKRELLACTVRSPENGPFSSVTDTRETLCRLYESQDEPLVKEAVAQVTEVSLHLKDPTDLAHASFCLKHCERLQKLCLRVEKGVFLDDDTASGSEAQAAGSQNDEYVLPFWMDLCSVFDSNKDLVFLDISQTFLSTSSVKILCEKLSSATHNLQKVALKNISPADAYRDFCVVFGGHETLTHLTLQGNDQDDMLPILCEILRHPKCNLQCLRLVSCSASAQQWAHLSSSLEINQSLTCLNLTANELTDESARLLCKTLTHPRCFLQRLSLENCHLTEACCKELSSALIVNQSLTHLCLAKNTLGNGGVKLLCEGLSYPDCQLQTLVLWYCSISSNGCHHLSTLLQQNSSLTHLDLGLNHIGITGLKFLCEALKKPMCNLKCLWLWGCAITPFSCEILASALGNNRSLISLDLGQNSLGYSGVKMLCNTLKLQNSSLRTLRLRIDESDPRIQKLLKEVQESDPQLTIESDKQDPNNNRPSSHDFIF